From the Sphingomonas sabuli genome, the window TTCGCAGAATGCCAAGCGCGCGCCGAAGGGCACGGTCGACCGGCTGCTTCGCCGGCGCTGAGGGTCTAGCCGGCCAGGAGGATGACCGCGGCCGCGATCGCCGCGCCAAGCACGCCGGCGGCGACCAAGCCATACCAGCGGCCATAGTCGACCGCTTCGATGACCGGCAGCGGCGGTGCCGGCGGGGCGGCGCCCGCCGGGGGATAATAAGCGTCGAGCCGGTCGATCAGGTCGGGCAGCTTCTTGATCGCCCGCACCGTGTCGACGATGCGGTCCGCATAATAGGCCTCGGGGCCCAGTTCCGACCGCATCCATTCGCGCAGGAATGGTTCGGCGGTTTCCCACATGTTGATGTCGGGATCGAGCTTGCTCGCGACGCCCTCGTTCATGACGATCGATTTCTGCAGCAGCAGCAGGTGCGGCTGGGTCGGCATGTCGAAATCGCGGGTGATCGAAAACAGGCTTTCGAGCATCCGGCCGACGCTGATGTCCTTGACCGGAAGTCCGCGGATCGGCTCACCCGCGGCGCGCAGCGCGGTGGCGAATTCGTCGACGTTGTGGTGGCCGGGCACATATTGCGCCTCGAAATGGATTTCGGCGACGCGCCGGTAATCGCCGGAAATCAGCCCGTAGAGGATCTCCGCAAGCCACACGCGGGCGCGGCGGTCGATCCGCCCCATGATCCCGAAATCGATCGCAGCGATGCGTCCGTCGGGCAGTGCGAACAGGTTGCCGTGATGAAGGTCGGCGTGAAAGAAGCCGTCGACGATCGCCTGGCGCAGGAAGGCACGGACGAGGATCGCGGCCAGTTCCTTCGTATCGTGCCCGGCGGCGACCAGCGCGTCGCGGTCGTTCAGCTTGATCCCGGACAGCCATTCCATCGTCAGCACCCGTCGCGCGGTGCGCCGCCAGTCGATGTCACCGACGTAATAGCCGGGCTCTGCGACCATATTTTCCTTCAGTTCGGACGCGGACGCTGCCTCGCGCTGCAGGTCCAGTTCGCGCGCCGTCCACTGCTTGAACTGCGCGACGACCATCCGGGGACGCAGCCGCGCGACTTCCCCGCCGAACGTGTCGACCTGCGCCGCCGTCCACTCGTAGGTGTCGATGGCACGGGCGAATTGCTCCTCGATGCCCGGCCGGAGAACCTTGATCGCGACGTCGCGGCCCTCGGGGGTAATGCCGCGATGGACCTGCGCGATGGACGCCGACCCGATGGCCACAGGGTCGATCGACTGGAACAGGCGTTCGACCGGCGCTCCGAACGCATCCTCGATCGCTTTCTTGATCTCGGAGAAGGGGGCAGGGGGCAAGGCGTCCTGCAGCCGGGCAAGGTTCTCGGTCGCTTGCGCACCGATCAGGTCGGGGCGGGTCGACAGCGTCTGGCCAAGCTTGATCGCGGGCGGGCCGATGTCCTGCAGAGCCGCGGCATAATCG encodes:
- the ubiB gene encoding 2-polyprenylphenol 6-hydroxylase, with protein sequence MARHLTHLWRLLKWGRTLARHGALTGIERDPLTPPEIRRIARIARFGARMPDTPDYAAALQDIGPPAIKLGQTLSTRPDLIGAQATENLARLQDALPPAPFSEIKKAIEDAFGAPVERLFQSIDPVAIGSASIAQVHRGITPEGRDVAIKVLRPGIEEQFARAIDTYEWTAAQVDTFGGEVARLRPRMVVAQFKQWTARELDLQREAASASELKENMVAEPGYYVGDIDWRRTARRVLTMEWLSGIKLNDRDALVAAGHDTKELAAILVRAFLRQAIVDGFFHADLHHGNLFALPDGRIAAIDFGIMGRIDRRARVWLAEILYGLISGDYRRVAEIHFEAQYVPGHHNVDEFATALRAAGEPIRGLPVKDISVGRMLESLFSITRDFDMPTQPHLLLLQKSIVMNEGVASKLDPDINMWETAEPFLREWMRSELGPEAYYADRIVDTVRAIKKLPDLIDRLDAYYPPAGAAPPAPPLPVIEAVDYGRWYGLVAAGVLGAAIAAAVILLAG